Proteins from a single region of Spodoptera frugiperda isolate SF20-4 chromosome 8, AGI-APGP_CSIRO_Sfru_2.0, whole genome shotgun sequence:
- the LOC118275549 gene encoding cholinesterase 2-like, with protein sequence MSQALNMWTVVLLVLLCGLVQGLYRVDPLVSTKKGLIRGLRSNEGYAQFLGVPYAVVDKSNPFGPSVPHPGFDDIFEAYETKVCPQVYNDVVMGTIDCLNMNIYVPSAATSQNRLPVMVWIHGGGFVFGSAEAEGSPRLLLKHDVIVVTINYRLGAYGFMCLDIPEVPGNQGLKDQVLALRWINENIEAFGGDAGQITVFGESAGGMSVNFHLLSPYETLFQRAIIQSGSVSSPWLIMDSNQTVAINLAKALDFETEDTLEALEYLASVDPQTLVKLAHDLKITTLTENSIPITMPCIEKAIEGVESFITDYPMNINSPKLRNTRVIIGHTNNEMPFLYGDVDADFFSNYDFSFISNAFDLGDDWEDAVNDVKHFYIGDEQLSANVADGIIDFASDFMFNHPTQRMAERLLDIGVRTVYRYVFSYSGGRNLIKLQANLNCTGATHADELGYLFDHDMFGEEITPEDQLMIDRITTLWINFVKYGDPTPTTSELLPVKWQPITKTSQPYLNLDSDLTLEARPFHDRMAFWDLFYKLYRNRHRLEVSRK encoded by the exons ATGTCGCAAGCCCTCAACATGTGGACGGTGGTGCTTCTGGTATTACTATGTGGCCTGGTCCAGGGATTATATCGAGTGGACCCTCTTGTGTCTACAAAAAAAGGCCTCATTCGAGGACTTCGATCTAATGAGGGGTACGCCCAGTTTCTGGGTGTTCCTTATGCAGTTGTGGATAAAAGCAATCCTTTTGGG cCATCAGTCCCACACCCCGGCTTTGATGACATCTTCGAAGCATACGAAACAAAAGTATGTCCTCAAGTATACAATGATGTAGTGATGGGAACCATCGATTGCCTCAATATGAACATTTACGTACCGAGTGCTGCTACCTCCCAAAACCGTTTGCCAGTAATGGTGTGGATACATGGAGGAGGTTTCGTTTTTGGCAGCGCAGAAGCTGAAGGCAGTCCTAGATTATTATTGAAACATGATGTCATCGTCGTAACGATAAATTATAGACTTGGCGCATACGGTTTCATGTGTTTGGACATCCCAGAAGTACCAGGCAATCAAGGACTAAAAGACCAAGTGTTAGCTCTGAGATGGATCAACGAGAACATTGAAGCTTTCGGAGGCGATGCAGGACAAATTACTGTATTCGGTGAAAGTGCCGGTGGAATGTCTGTGAACTTTCATCTGCTATCTCCATATGAGACTTTATTCCAGAGAGCCATAATTCAGAGTGGATCAGTATCTAGTCCTTGGTTAATAATGGATTCAAACCAAACAGTAGCAATCAACTTGGCTAAAGCCTTAGATTTTGAAACCGAAGACACACTTGAAGCTTTAGAGTACCTCGCGTCTGTGGATCCTCAAACGTTGGTCAAACTCGCTCATGATTTGAAAATAACCACTCTTACAGAAAATAGTATTCCCATTACGATGCCTTGCATTGAGAAGGCAATCGAAGGCGTGGAATCTTTTATAACTGATTATCCAATGAACATAAATTCGCCTAAACTCCGCAACACTCGAGTTATTATTGGTCACACAAACAACGAAATGCCGTTCTTATATGGGGATGTTGATGcagattttttttcaaactaTGATTTTAGTTTCATTTCTAATGCATTTGATTTAGGAGATGATTGGGAGGATGCGGTAAATGAtgtgaaacatttttatattggaGATGAGCAACTTAGTGCAAATGTTGCAGATGGAATAATTGATTTTGCTTCAGACTTTATGTTTAACCACCCAACACAAAGAATGGCTGAGAGACTATTAGACATTGGTGTTAGAACAGTTTACCGATATGTTTTTTCATACAGTGGTGGGAGAAACTTAATAAAACTTCAAGCCAACTTGAATTGTACTGGAGCTACCCATGCTGATGAGCTTGGATACTTGTTTGATCATGATATGTTTGGCGAAGAAATTACTCCAGAAGACCAGCTAATGATCGACAGAATAACAACGCTTTGGATCAACTTCGTAAAATATGG GGATCCAACTCCAACTACGTCGGAGCTGCTTCCAGTAAAGTGGCAGCCTATCACAAAGACCAGCCAGCCTTACTTGAACCTCGACTCAGACCTCACTCTTGAAGCCAGACCGTTCCACGACAGGATGGCGTTCTGGGATCTTTTTTATAAACTCTACAGAAATCGACACAGACTTGAAGTTTCTAGAAAATAA